From Algoriphagus sp. NG3, the proteins below share one genomic window:
- a CDS encoding VCBS repeat-containing protein, with amino-acid sequence MTKRTLITAFTLGFWIISCSESDKVDQADLSSVSNTPPLFALLTPDQTGITFSNRIEETLNLNVLMYEYLYNGGGVAVGDLNGDGLDDIYFSANVSGNQLYINEGELKFKETAERSGVIGRSGPWKTGVVFVDINGDNRLDIYLCYSGNMPSDKRRNELFVNQGNDGNGIPVFKEMAAEYGIDSSAPSTSASFFDFDLDGDLDLFLLNHNTQSIQNQDVNLTKKMLQEKHEAGSQLFENRNGKFVEITEQAGISSSSLSYGLGVAVADINQDGWPDIYIGNDYSMPDYLYINQKDGTFKDEIHERMGHTSHFSMGNDIADYNNDGLPDIFTLDMLPEGNERQKLLLSPDNFELFELNVARGFHHQYMRNMLHVNSGDGTFQEIGQLAGVSNTDWSWASLFADFDNDGWKDLFITNGYLRDYNNQDFLKYMDNYVRTSGGKLKREDLLNMVKNMPSSNLTNYIFRNNKDLTFTNLTDPWGIGHPANSNGAAYSDLDNDGDLDLIVNNINSPAFIYENLSSNIDSSNYLKIQLQGQNQNTAAIGAKVILNIEGSQQVLEQNPYRGYQSSVSPILHFGIGNHERIDSLTVVWPGGQISKTYDLPANQLLRLDQKESTANTDRKPTPFTPYLTELATVQNNAPRSINDYKRQPLLINPISGNGKAMVLADFNGNGKMDLFLGAGAGASATMRFQDSRNNFSRPDSSAFISARLSEDSDALAFDANGDGHVDLYVGSGGVYDFNLGEDVLADRLYLNDGKGNFSLKEGAIPSENFPTGTVVSGDFNFDGHPDLFIGGRVNPGQFPTSPGGRILINDGMGNFSDQTKELAPTLVNLGMLTDSGVYDLDGDGTPELIVVGEAMPIQIFAYGNGQWNEATLRFFEKHEFGLWYDLHLADWDGDGQVELMVGNLGLNSQIKASSTEPAEILYKDFDSNGSIDAFLGYYVQGKKYPAASRDEILGQVIFLKKRYLDFKSFANVTMDELFTSAERKDSKSIPITNLETIYFVKNKAGKFQPKSLPIQAQMSPVYAVEAVDVNGDGHLDVLMGGNTSYGKLYFGKYDANQGFVLLGDGKGGFSYSPKTITGLNQPDNVRKISHSADRIYVYSPSDQVIIYTLHPSKKIGEN; translated from the coding sequence ATGACGAAAAGAACCCTAATTACTGCATTTACACTTGGTTTTTGGATAATTTCCTGTTCAGAATCAGACAAGGTAGATCAAGCTGATCTTTCTTCGGTTTCCAATACTCCTCCTCTATTTGCTTTATTGACTCCTGACCAAACCGGAATCACTTTTTCCAATAGAATAGAAGAAACCCTCAATCTCAATGTACTCATGTACGAGTATCTATATAATGGCGGAGGTGTGGCTGTGGGTGACTTGAATGGAGATGGGCTAGATGATATCTATTTCTCTGCCAATGTCAGCGGAAACCAACTGTATATCAATGAAGGTGAGTTAAAATTTAAGGAAACTGCAGAACGCTCAGGGGTAATAGGAAGATCTGGCCCCTGGAAAACAGGGGTAGTATTCGTGGACATCAACGGGGATAACCGACTGGACATCTACCTCTGCTATTCCGGTAATATGCCCTCAGATAAGCGTAGGAATGAGCTTTTTGTAAATCAGGGAAATGATGGTAACGGAATCCCGGTATTTAAAGAAATGGCTGCCGAATATGGCATAGATTCCAGCGCTCCCTCTACTTCTGCAAGTTTTTTTGATTTTGACCTGGATGGGGATCTGGATCTCTTTTTACTAAACCATAATACCCAGTCCATCCAGAACCAGGATGTGAATCTGACAAAAAAAATGCTTCAGGAGAAGCACGAGGCCGGCTCACAGCTCTTCGAGAACCGGAATGGAAAATTTGTGGAGATAACAGAACAGGCAGGTATTTCCAGCTCTAGCCTTTCCTATGGATTGGGAGTAGCAGTGGCAGATATCAATCAAGATGGCTGGCCGGATATATACATCGGCAATGACTACTCCATGCCGGATTACCTGTATATCAATCAGAAAGACGGCACCTTCAAAGATGAAATCCATGAACGCATGGGACACACCTCCCATTTTTCTATGGGAAATGATATTGCAGATTACAACAATGATGGCTTACCGGATATATTCACTCTGGACATGCTTCCTGAGGGGAATGAGAGACAAAAACTCCTGCTTTCCCCGGATAATTTCGAACTCTTTGAACTGAATGTGGCGAGAGGTTTCCATCACCAATACATGAGAAATATGCTGCATGTGAATTCAGGTGACGGCACTTTTCAGGAGATCGGTCAGTTGGCAGGCGTTTCCAATACAGATTGGAGCTGGGCTTCTCTTTTTGCGGATTTTGACAATGACGGGTGGAAAGATCTCTTTATTACCAACGGCTACCTGAGAGATTACAACAATCAGGACTTTCTGAAATACATGGACAATTACGTGCGAACTTCCGGCGGAAAGCTCAAGCGGGAAGATCTGCTGAACATGGTGAAGAACATGCCTTCTTCCAACCTTACCAACTATATTTTTCGAAACAACAAGGATCTGACTTTCACTAATCTGACAGATCCCTGGGGCATCGGGCACCCTGCAAATAGTAACGGAGCCGCTTACAGCGATCTGGACAATGATGGGGATCTTGACCTGATTGTCAATAATATTAATTCCCCGGCCTTTATCTACGAGAACCTATCCTCCAATATTGACAGTTCAAATTACCTAAAGATTCAGCTCCAAGGCCAAAACCAAAACACTGCGGCTATAGGAGCCAAAGTGATTCTGAACATAGAGGGAAGCCAGCAAGTATTGGAACAGAATCCTTACCGAGGATATCAATCCTCTGTCTCACCAATACTCCATTTTGGGATAGGAAATCACGAGCGGATAGATTCCTTGACTGTAGTATGGCCAGGTGGACAAATCAGTAAAACATACGACCTGCCTGCAAATCAGCTGCTACGGCTAGACCAAAAGGAAAGTACTGCCAATACCGACAGGAAACCAACGCCTTTTACTCCCTATTTGACAGAACTGGCGACTGTGCAAAATAATGCTCCACGCTCCATAAATGATTACAAACGCCAGCCACTTTTGATCAATCCTATTTCAGGAAATGGTAAAGCAATGGTGTTGGCAGATTTTAACGGTAACGGCAAGATGGATCTCTTTCTCGGTGCCGGGGCAGGTGCAAGTGCCACTATGCGGTTTCAGGATTCGAGAAACAACTTTTCCAGACCGGATTCTTCAGCCTTTATCTCTGCCCGCCTTTCAGAGGACTCAGATGCTCTGGCTTTTGATGCCAATGGAGATGGACATGTGGATCTCTATGTGGGGAGTGGTGGTGTGTATGATTTTAACCTGGGAGAAGATGTACTTGCGGATCGTTTATATTTAAATGATGGCAAAGGAAATTTTTCCTTGAAAGAGGGGGCTATCCCATCTGAGAATTTCCCTACGGGCACGGTGGTTTCGGGAGATTTTAATTTTGACGGACACCCTGATTTGTTTATTGGAGGCAGAGTCAATCCCGGCCAATTCCCAACTTCCCCGGGAGGCAGAATACTGATCAATGATGGTATGGGCAATTTCTCAGATCAGACCAAGGAACTTGCCCCAACACTGGTGAATCTAGGCATGTTGACAGACTCAGGAGTATATGATTTGGATGGCGATGGCACTCCAGAGTTGATTGTAGTAGGCGAAGCTATGCCTATCCAGATATTTGCTTACGGGAATGGGCAATGGAATGAGGCTACACTCCGCTTTTTTGAAAAGCATGAGTTCGGGCTTTGGTATGATCTCCATCTGGCGGATTGGGATGGGGACGGGCAGGTAGAACTGATGGTAGGCAATCTGGGCTTGAATTCCCAAATCAAAGCCAGCAGTACAGAACCTGCGGAGATACTTTATAAGGATTTCGATTCCAATGGCTCCATTGATGCATTTTTGGGATATTATGTGCAGGGCAAAAAATACCCAGCAGCCAGCCGGGATGAGATTCTGGGACAGGTTATTTTTCTAAAAAAGAGATACTTAGACTTCAAGTCCTTTGCTAATGTAACGATGGATGAACTGTTTACTTCCGCAGAGCGGAAAGATTCCAAAAGTATTCCAATCACTAATTTGGAGACCATATATTTTGTCAAAAACAAAGCGGGGAAATTTCAACCGAAATCTCTGCCCATTCAGGCTCAAATGTCCCCCGTCTATGCCGTAGAGGCAGTAGATGTCAATGGTGACGGGCATTTGGATGTACTAATGGGAGGAAACACGAGCTATGGCAAGCTGTACTTTGGTAAATATGATGCTAATCAGGGTTTCGTGTTGCTAGGTGATGGGAAGGGAGGATTTTCATATTCTCCAAAAACCATCACAGGTCTTAACCAACCTGATAATGTGCGTAAAATTTCTCATTCGGCAGATAGAATATATGTCTATTCCCCGAGTGATCAGGTAATAATCTACACGCTCCACCCATCAAAAAAGATCGGGGAAAATTAA
- a CDS encoding formylglycine-generating enzyme family protein, translating to MTLKYIAAGLLMLISFDSSKDLAFEAYTQDIPGTAVSFGMVPIPAGSFRMGSDLDEDSKPIHEVEIDAFWMGTHEVTWDSFEMFLDKNYELAISEGPLGEVVDGLSRPSIPYLDMTFGMGKENKPAIGMTQYGAIQYCYWLYLKTGIFYRLPTEAEWEYAARAGTDTEYFFGDNPEQLSDYAWIKENSGESTHPIGKKKPNPWGLYDIYGNVLEWTSDQYDPEFYANSPKENPMNPASKLYPRVVRGGSYDSSPEEINSAKRFVSTADWKRIDPQIPKSQWWFPEAPFLGMRLVRPFTPPSEQEILAYYRAKPITDY from the coding sequence ATGACATTGAAGTATATAGCTGCGGGCTTGCTTATGCTCATCAGCTTTGATTCCAGCAAAGATCTCGCTTTTGAAGCCTATACCCAAGATATCCCCGGAACAGCTGTTTCATTCGGGATGGTGCCTATTCCTGCCGGATCGTTTCGTATGGGTTCAGATCTGGATGAGGATTCCAAGCCGATTCACGAAGTAGAAATCGACGCATTTTGGATGGGTACGCACGAAGTCACTTGGGACTCCTTTGAAATGTTTTTAGATAAGAATTATGAATTGGCAATTTCAGAGGGACCATTAGGAGAGGTAGTGGATGGATTGTCCCGCCCAAGTATTCCTTATTTGGATATGACATTTGGTATGGGGAAAGAAAACAAACCCGCTATAGGAATGACACAGTATGGTGCTATACAGTACTGTTACTGGTTATACCTGAAAACAGGGATTTTCTATAGACTTCCTACAGAAGCAGAGTGGGAATATGCTGCCAGGGCGGGCACAGATACAGAATATTTTTTTGGAGACAATCCTGAGCAGCTTTCTGACTATGCCTGGATCAAAGAAAACTCCGGAGAATCTACCCACCCTATCGGCAAAAAGAAACCAAACCCTTGGGGGTTATATGACATCTATGGTAATGTGCTGGAATGGACTTCAGATCAGTACGACCCGGAGTTCTACGCCAACTCTCCAAAAGAAAACCCCATGAACCCAGCTTCTAAACTCTATCCTAGAGTGGTGAGAGGAGGCAGCTATGATAGCTCCCCAGAGGAAATAAACTCCGCAAAGCGCTTTGTGAGTACGGCGGACTGGAAGAGAATAGATCCACAGATACCCAAAAGCCAATGGTGGTTTCCTGAAGCACCTTTCCTAGGCATGAGACTAGTCCGACCTTTTACCCCCCCTAGTGAACAGGAGATTTTAGCCTACTACCGAGCTAAACCCATTACCGATTATTAA
- a CDS encoding Gfo/Idh/MocA family oxidoreductase, with translation MKLENSRRDFIKTSALVTGGLITSPFILPGAYAAPANELKLALIGCGGRGTGAAFQAFETGHNIKLVAMVDAFRDRLDNSYDALSGKYGAEKIAVSEEMKFTGFDGYKEAIAAADVVILATPPGFRPMHFEEAVKQGKQVFMEKPVAVDAAGIRKVLKAAEEAKAKKLNVVVGLQRHYQPNYIETIKRIHDGEIGDIINGQVYWNDGGVWVRERQPGQTEMEYQMRNWYYFNWLCGDHINEQHVHNIDIANWVKKGYPVKAEGTGGRLVRTGKEHGEIYDHHVLTFTYEDGSVIHSECRHFPGAQNRVDESFQGTKGTAFLSAGNHGILKDWKGNMLYDHDRKNQPNPYQVEHDLLWEAIVNGDYKYADAENAAKSTMTAIMGRYATYSGKPLTWDEALNGQIDLMPDTLAWDAMPKVLPGDDGYYPHAIPGKTKVI, from the coding sequence ATGAAACTCGAAAACTCCCGCCGGGATTTTATCAAAACCTCCGCCCTGGTCACAGGCGGATTGATCACCTCCCCATTTATATTGCCTGGTGCCTATGCCGCACCTGCAAATGAACTGAAGCTTGCACTGATCGGCTGTGGTGGCCGTGGGACTGGTGCTGCTTTTCAAGCATTTGAAACAGGCCACAACATCAAACTGGTGGCCATGGTAGATGCGTTCCGCGATCGCCTGGACAATAGCTACGATGCCCTTTCAGGAAAATACGGTGCGGAGAAAATCGCAGTTTCGGAAGAAATGAAGTTCACCGGTTTTGATGGGTACAAGGAAGCGATTGCAGCTGCTGATGTCGTGATTTTGGCCACACCTCCAGGCTTCCGCCCTATGCATTTCGAAGAAGCAGTGAAGCAGGGCAAGCAGGTATTTATGGAAAAACCTGTAGCAGTAGACGCAGCCGGAATAAGAAAAGTATTAAAAGCTGCCGAAGAAGCAAAGGCTAAAAAACTGAATGTAGTCGTAGGCCTTCAGAGACATTATCAGCCAAATTATATAGAAACCATCAAGCGTATCCATGACGGAGAAATTGGTGACATTATAAACGGTCAGGTATATTGGAACGACGGAGGTGTATGGGTGCGTGAGCGCCAGCCGGGCCAGACAGAGATGGAGTACCAAATGCGCAACTGGTACTACTTCAACTGGCTATGCGGGGATCATATCAATGAGCAACACGTACACAACATCGATATTGCCAATTGGGTAAAAAAAGGCTATCCGGTGAAAGCTGAAGGCACTGGAGGGCGTCTGGTGAGAACCGGAAAAGAACATGGGGAGATTTATGACCATCATGTATTAACCTTCACCTATGAAGATGGTTCTGTGATCCACAGCGAATGCCGTCACTTTCCAGGCGCACAGAACAGAGTGGATGAAAGCTTCCAGGGAACTAAGGGAACCGCATTCTTAAGTGCTGGTAACCACGGTATCCTAAAAGACTGGAAAGGAAATATGCTCTATGATCATGACCGGAAAAACCAGCCGAATCCTTACCAGGTAGAACACGATCTGCTTTGGGAAGCTATAGTCAATGGGGATTACAAATATGCTGATGCTGAAAATGCTGCCAAAAGTACCATGACGGCTATTATGGGAAGGTACGCCACGTATTCCGGCAAACCACTAACATGGGACGAAGCCCTGAATGGACAGATTGACCTGATGCCGGACACGTTGGCTTGGGACGCCATGCCTAAAGTACTGCCTGGTGACGACGGCTACTATCCACATGCTATTCCTGGCAAAACCAAAGTGATCTAA
- a CDS encoding hydroxypyruvate isomerase family protein: MERRGFIKKVGLGSTLLGVSGAMSMPSFAAGKAEATFNMDFAPHFGMFRNSAPGGIVDELKFMADQGFRSLEDNGMLGRSVEEQTLIGKTLESLGMRMGVFVIDGGENWKTSLTTGKKEHADLFVDTCKKSVEVAKRVGAKWMTVVPGYFERNLPMGVQTGNVIEAYKRGAEIFEKEGLVMVMEPLSDNPDLFLRHADQSYMICKAVDSPACKILYDIYHMQRNEGNLIATMEKTWGEIAYIQIGDNPGRKEPGTGEINYSNVFKYIHDKGFKGVMGMEHGNASPGIDGEKALIQAYRKVDII, encoded by the coding sequence ATGGAGAGAAGAGGATTTATCAAGAAAGTCGGCTTAGGAAGCACCCTATTGGGAGTTTCAGGAGCTATGAGTATGCCTTCATTTGCAGCAGGCAAAGCTGAAGCTACCTTCAACATGGATTTCGCCCCGCATTTCGGCATGTTTAGAAATTCAGCTCCGGGAGGTATCGTGGATGAGCTGAAGTTTATGGCCGATCAGGGATTTAGGTCTCTGGAGGACAACGGGATGCTCGGCAGATCAGTAGAAGAACAGACCCTCATCGGCAAAACCCTTGAGTCGCTAGGCATGAGAATGGGCGTTTTTGTCATAGATGGAGGAGAAAACTGGAAAACTTCCCTCACTACTGGCAAGAAGGAGCATGCAGATCTTTTTGTGGATACCTGCAAAAAATCCGTGGAAGTGGCCAAGCGTGTCGGTGCAAAATGGATGACGGTAGTTCCCGGGTATTTCGAGAGAAACCTTCCCATGGGAGTGCAGACTGGAAATGTGATTGAAGCGTATAAGCGTGGGGCAGAGATATTTGAAAAAGAAGGATTGGTCATGGTCATGGAGCCGCTAAGCGACAATCCTGATCTTTTCCTTCGTCATGCGGATCAGTCGTACATGATCTGTAAGGCAGTAGATAGCCCTGCCTGTAAGATCCTGTACGATATCTACCATATGCAGCGCAATGAAGGAAATCTGATTGCCACCATGGAAAAAACCTGGGGTGAGATCGCTTACATTCAAATCGGCGATAATCCGGGGAGAAAGGAACCTGGAACTGGAGAAATCAATTATAGCAATGTATTCAAATACATCCATGACAAAGGCTTCAAGGGCGTCATGGGTATGGAGCATGGAAACGCCTCCCCTGGAATAGATGGGGAAAAGGCACTAATCCAGGCTTATAGAAAAGTTGATATAATTTGA
- a CDS encoding WD40/YVTN/BNR-like repeat-containing protein, with amino-acid sequence MFKSKLLALSILVALFSCKNSEESLSEKPLGWEILETPVAASLRGLSPVTDEIAWASGSNGTWLRTIDSGKTWDHGVIDGLDTVDFRSIHAFDALTALAVSAGQPAVIYKTNDGGRTWELKHQENELAFLDGISFPSQNHGFVIGDPFEGKWTILQTVNQGESWYSVDSLPGAVEGEAAFAASATSLLAIGNELWLATGGTESNLHFSNDMGTTWEKFRAPLIQAESSQGIFSITSMGNGEIVAVGGDYLQEELQEGNSGIFILGKKEWTKPQTEPGGYRSGTVYFPQQKWLLAVGPSGSDFSKDGGITWLPFSEEGFHAVRLGHAGGSVWASGTKGKIAKLKY; translated from the coding sequence ATGTTCAAAAGTAAATTACTGGCGCTATCAATTTTGGTAGCGCTTTTTTCCTGCAAAAATTCCGAGGAGAGCCTCTCCGAAAAGCCACTTGGCTGGGAAATTCTTGAAACCCCTGTAGCTGCTTCCCTAAGGGGACTGTCCCCAGTTACAGATGAAATCGCTTGGGCAAGCGGAAGCAATGGAACCTGGCTTCGGACTATTGACTCTGGCAAAACTTGGGATCACGGTGTTATAGATGGGCTGGACACAGTGGATTTTAGATCTATACATGCTTTTGATGCGCTCACAGCCCTGGCTGTTTCTGCGGGTCAACCTGCGGTAATTTACAAAACCAATGACGGGGGAAGGACTTGGGAGCTGAAGCACCAAGAAAATGAACTTGCTTTTTTGGATGGAATCAGCTTTCCCTCCCAAAACCACGGATTTGTCATTGGTGATCCTTTTGAAGGCAAGTGGACAATTCTCCAGACTGTAAATCAAGGGGAAAGCTGGTATTCTGTGGATTCTCTTCCCGGAGCTGTGGAAGGGGAGGCAGCTTTTGCGGCCAGCGCAACTTCACTACTCGCTATAGGTAATGAGCTCTGGCTGGCAACCGGCGGCACAGAGTCAAATCTTCATTTTTCCAATGACATGGGCACTACTTGGGAAAAATTCAGAGCGCCTCTTATCCAAGCAGAATCCTCCCAAGGTATATTTTCCATTACAAGCATGGGAAATGGGGAAATTGTGGCAGTAGGAGGAGATTACCTTCAGGAAGAGCTTCAGGAAGGTAATTCAGGAATATTTATTTTAGGCAAAAAGGAATGGACAAAACCCCAGACGGAACCGGGAGGATATCGATCCGGCACCGTTTACTTTCCGCAGCAAAAATGGCTGCTAGCAGTAGGTCCTTCAGGCTCGGATTTCTCCAAGGATGGCGGTATCACCTGGCTCCCCTTTTCAGAAGAAGGATTCCACGCAGTGCGTCTAGGCCATGCAGGTGGGTCTGTCTGGGCATCTGGTACTAAAGGAAAAATAGCTAAATTGAAGTATTGA
- a CDS encoding 1-(5-phosphoribosyl)-5-[(5-phosphoribosylamino)methylideneamino] imidazole-4-carboxamide isomerase: MFEIIPSIWLINGKCVRLKRGDFATEEVISNNPLEIAQAFESIGIKRLHLVDLDGARRGEPKNYHILEAITGYTTLKVDFTGGVSTDGDVIKCFEFGAATVTAGSVAANHPERFAQFLLSYGREKVNLAADINPVDNKIKIKGWLKKTEIDLFDHIDFFYQRGLKYLKCSDISRDGVMEGPNFALFQSIRNRFPDINLAASGGVRGIDDFRRLKDMGVSAAVFGRAYYEGMITLKDLKGFLAEA, translated from the coding sequence ATGTTTGAAATTATTCCTTCTATCTGGCTGATCAATGGCAAATGTGTCCGACTAAAAAGAGGTGATTTTGCTACGGAGGAAGTTATTTCCAATAATCCATTGGAAATTGCCCAGGCTTTTGAATCCATCGGGATTAAAAGGTTGCATCTCGTGGATCTGGATGGCGCGCGCAGAGGAGAGCCCAAAAATTACCATATCCTAGAAGCTATTACAGGCTATACCACCTTGAAAGTTGATTTTACCGGTGGGGTATCTACAGACGGCGATGTGATCAAATGCTTTGAATTCGGAGCGGCTACGGTTACTGCAGGTTCTGTTGCTGCCAACCATCCAGAGCGATTTGCCCAGTTCCTTCTTTCCTATGGTCGTGAAAAAGTTAATCTAGCTGCAGATATCAATCCCGTTGACAATAAAATAAAAATAAAGGGATGGCTTAAAAAAACAGAGATTGACCTGTTTGACCATATTGACTTCTTCTACCAACGGGGATTGAAATATCTGAAATGTTCAGACATCTCCAGAGATGGGGTTATGGAAGGGCCGAACTTTGCTTTATTCCAGTCTATAAGAAATAGGTTTCCTGATATCAACCTAGCCGCAAGCGGGGGTGTTCGAGGCATAGATGATTTCCGTAGGCTAAAAGATATGGGCGTATCAGCCGCGGTATTTGGCAGAGCCTATTACGAAGGAATGATCACTCTTAAGGATTTAAAGGGATTTCTAGCAGAAGCCTGA
- a CDS encoding tRNA-binding protein, with protein MQTIDYKDFDKIELRAGTIIKAEPFEKARKPAYKIWVDLGKALGVKKSSAQLTVLYQPEELIGRQVICVCNFAPRQIADFMSEILITGFESKEGGIVLATVEKPVPNGAKLH; from the coding sequence ATGCAAACGATTGATTACAAAGATTTCGACAAAATAGAATTGCGTGCAGGGACAATAATAAAGGCTGAACCGTTCGAAAAAGCCCGTAAACCGGCCTATAAAATTTGGGTTGACCTAGGAAAAGCTTTAGGTGTGAAAAAGTCCTCGGCACAGCTCACTGTACTTTATCAACCCGAGGAGTTAATTGGTAGGCAAGTAATCTGCGTATGTAATTTTGCACCACGTCAGATTGCTGATTTTATGTCAGAGATTTTGATCACAGGATTCGAATCCAAAGAGGGAGGGATTGTCCTTGCAACGGTGGAAAAACCTGTACCCAATGGAGCAAAATTACACTGA
- a CDS encoding NAD-dependent epimerase/dehydratase family protein: MKVSIIGLGWIGLPLARLLQEDGYKVVGSTTSSNKVAKLKEEGINALHFSLMPFPQGKGFQELFSSEVLVVNIPPRSKSTDGRFYLEQLKFLQSMVEQSGIQKVIFVSSTGVYPEVAHDEAYREDDVVTEENTGNIIQFKGEGTFRGLKDLTIVRFGGLLGDNRIPGKYVAGKEGVAGHTRVNFIYRNDAARLLHWIIKKELWNETFNGIAPIHTLRKDIYEKNAADLGLQPPASYAPVKEEVNRLISGDKICQTGFRFDFPDPLDFPYSLAESV, encoded by the coding sequence ATGAAAGTATCAATTATAGGTTTAGGATGGATCGGTTTGCCTTTGGCAAGGCTACTTCAGGAAGACGGGTACAAAGTCGTAGGAAGTACCACCTCTTCAAATAAAGTAGCAAAGCTGAAGGAGGAAGGCATCAATGCCCTCCATTTTTCTTTGATGCCATTTCCACAGGGAAAAGGATTTCAGGAATTGTTTTCCAGTGAGGTTTTGGTTGTCAATATCCCGCCACGCAGCAAATCTACAGATGGTAGATTCTATCTGGAGCAGCTCAAATTTCTCCAAAGCATGGTGGAGCAGTCTGGAATCCAAAAAGTAATCTTTGTATCCAGTACAGGGGTATATCCGGAGGTAGCTCATGATGAAGCATATCGTGAAGATGATGTGGTAACTGAGGAAAACACCGGAAATATCATACAATTTAAAGGAGAAGGAACATTCCGCGGATTAAAGGACCTGACAATTGTCCGTTTTGGAGGGTTGCTGGGCGATAACAGGATACCGGGAAAGTATGTGGCAGGGAAAGAAGGTGTGGCCGGACATACCCGCGTAAATTTCATTTATCGGAATGATGCGGCCAGACTTCTGCATTGGATAATTAAAAAGGAGCTATGGAATGAGACGTTCAATGGGATAGCGCCTATCCACACTCTCAGAAAGGATATTTATGAGAAAAATGCGGCAGACTTAGGTCTACAACCTCCGGCAAGCTATGCGCCTGTGAAAGAGGAAGTAAATCGCCTGATTTCGGGCGATAAAATCTGTCAAACAGGTTTTCGGTTTGACTTTCCGGATCCACTTGATTTCCCCTATTCTCTTGCTGAGTCAGTGTAA
- a CDS encoding sterol desaturase family protein — translation MKKIGRLDKPDNFGTAQMFSNPILERITRTPIWMPIAMFIILGCTSVYFGIQKTDVGIGTAILLFVTGYIGFTFVEYMMHKHFFHMEPNTPIKDKLQYTVHGVHHDYPKDKDRLAMPPFVSAAYAAILYLIFKLIMGDLAFYFLPGFLFGYALYLGIHYLVHALQPPKNFMKVLWVHHAIHHYKDPDVAFGVSTPLWDYILGTVPKRD, via the coding sequence ATGAAAAAGATTGGAAGATTGGATAAGCCGGACAATTTTGGCACAGCCCAAATGTTCTCCAACCCTATTCTGGAAAGAATTACGCGCACGCCTATCTGGATGCCCATCGCAATGTTTATCATTTTGGGATGCACTTCAGTATATTTTGGGATACAGAAAACTGACGTGGGTATTGGTACGGCGATCTTATTATTTGTGACAGGTTATATAGGATTTACCTTCGTGGAATACATGATGCATAAGCACTTTTTCCACATGGAACCTAACACTCCCATCAAAGACAAGTTGCAATATACTGTGCATGGCGTACACCATGATTACCCAAAAGATAAGGATAGACTGGCCATGCCTCCATTTGTGAGTGCCGCCTATGCCGCTATTCTCTATTTGATCTTTAAACTGATCATGGGAGATTTGGCCTTTTATTTCCTTCCTGGGTTTTTGTTTGGCTATGCGTTGTATTTGGGAATCCACTACTTGGTACATGCACTACAGCCTCCTAAGAACTTCATGAAAGTTCTTTGGGTTCATCATGCCATTCACCATTACAAAGATCCTGATGTGGCATTCGGTGTCAGTACGCCACTGTGGGATTACATATTGGGAACAGTACCAAAACGAGATTAA